A window of Ammospiza nelsoni isolate bAmmNel1 chromosome 19, bAmmNel1.pri, whole genome shotgun sequence contains these coding sequences:
- the NME1 gene encoding nucleoside diphosphate kinase A, protein MAAIEERTFIAIKPDGVQRGLVGEIIKRFEKKGFKLVAMKLIQASEDLLREHYIDLKDRPFYDGLVQYMHSGPVVAMVWEGLNVIKTGRMMLGETNPFDSKPGTIRGDFCVQVGKNIIHGSDSVESAETEINLWFTPEELVDYRSCAHEWIYD, encoded by the exons ATGGCTGCCATTGAGGAGCGCACCTTCATTGCCATCAAGCCTGATGGGGTCCAGAGGGGACTGGTGGGGGAGATCATCAAACGCTTTGAGAAGAAAGGATTCAAACTGGTAGCCATGAAATTAATACAG GCCTCTGAGGACCTTCTGAGGGAACACTACATTGACCTCAAGGACCGGCCATTCTACGATGGCCTGGTGCAGTACATGCACTCAGGACCTGTTGTAGCCATG gtGTGGGAAGGTCTTAATGTGATTAAGACTGGAAGAATGATGCTGGGGGAAACCAATCCATTCGATTCCAAGCCTGGCACTATTCGTGGGGACTTCTGTGTCCAAGTTggaaa gAACATCATTCATGGCAGTGATTCTGTGGAAAGTGCTGAGACAGAGATCAATTTATGGTTCACTCCTGAAGAACTGGTTGATTACAGAAGCTGTGCTCATGAGTGGATCTATGATTAA